TGCGATGAATGTGAATATTGAAAAGTTGCCGGAATATACCTTGATAAAGGTGCTAGATTCTAAGCTGGACACGACTATTGCTCCCGAATTGAAGTCGGAGCTGGTTGTAATAGCGGGCAACGGCGAAAAGAACTTGGTTCTTGATCTAAGCAATTGCCAGTATTGCGATTCGTCGGGGTTGAGCGCTATTTTGGTAGCTAACCGCCTAAGCAAAAATGCGGAAGGTATCTTTGTTTTGACAGGATTGACGGAAATGGTGGAGCAGCTTGTTAAGCTTTCACAGCTTGATACGGTGCTAAACATTGCCACAACTCCGGAGGATGTTCAATCGTTCTTCCAAAACAGCTAGGTTAGTGAATTTTAGCGTTACTATTTTAGGCACAAGTTCGGCTCTGCCGACTATAGACCGATATCCAACCGCTCATGCGCTCAATGTGCATGAGCGGTTTTTTTTAATCGACTGCGGAGAGGGAACTCAAATGCAGCTTCGACGAAACCGCTTTAAGCTGATTCGTATCAACCATATTTTTATTACCCACCTGCACGGCGACCACTTTTTTGGACTTTTTGGACTGCTCTCCACCATGAATCTTTTAGGTAGAAAAAACGACCTGTATGTTTACGGACATCGGTTGTTGAAGGAGGTGCTGGATGACCATCTGAAGGTCTTTGGAGCCGAATTTGGCTACAAAGTTGTATTTAACGAGGTGGCTGTTAAAAGCAAGGAGGTGATTTATGAGGATGATGGGCTGCAGGTTGAAGCGTTTCCGTTAAAGCACCGCATCTCGTGTTTTGGATATCTTTTTAGGGAAAAGGAACCGCATCGTAACATCCACAAGTGGATGATTGAGAAGTACAGAATATCGCTGGCACAGGTGGTGAAAATCCGTAATGGCGCCGATTTGGTACTCGATGATGGGGAGGTTATTCCCAACGACAAGCTAACCTACTTACCGTACGAGCCCCGTTCGTACGCATTCTGTTCCGATACGGCATTTTCCAACAAGGTTGCCGAATATGTTAAGGATGTGGATTTGCTCTACCACGAGGCGACGTTTACCAACGATCTGAAGAAGATGGCGGCACAAACAGGGCACTCTACCGCGCTGCAGGCGGGGAAGGTGGCTCGGTTAGCTAATGTCAAAAAGCTGATAATTGGCCATTTCTCTTCCAGATATAAGGATATTTCGGTATTTTTGCACGAGGCAAAAGAGGAGTTTCCTAATACGGAGCTAGCCAAGGAAGGGCTAACCATTTCAATTGATTTGAAACGATTTAAGGATTAAGCATCCAACAACAATATGCAAGAGAAAATTTTAATTCTTGATTTTGGATCGCAGTATACCCAGCTTATTGCTCGACGAGTACGTGAGCTTAACGTGTATTGTGAGATCCATCCGTTCAACCATTTTCCGGCGCTCGATGCATCGGTAAAGGGGGTGATTTTATCGGGTAGCCCATTCTCGGTTCGCGATGAGAAAGCTCCAGTTCCGGATTTGACAACCATTAAAGGACAGGTACCTCTTTTGGGTGTTTGCTACGGAGCTCAGTTCCTTTCGCACTACTACGGTGGCGAGGTAAAAGCCTCCAACACCCGCGAGTATGGCCGTGCCAACCTAGCGCATGTAGACGATCAGGATCCTTTATTCAGCGCCATTAGCCAGCACTCGCAGGTATGGATGTCGCATGGCGATACCATCGTTTCGATTCCGGACACCTACACCATTGTGGCTAGCACCAACGATGTAAAGGTGGCAGGGTACCGCGTAGGCGAGGAGCAAACTTGGGGGATTCAGTTTCACCCAGAAGTGTATCACAGCACCGAAGGGTCGCAGCTGCTAAAGAACTTTGTGGTAAATATCTGTGGATGTACCCAAGACTGGACGCCTGCCTCGTACGTGGAAACTACCGTTAAGGAGCTTCGCGAGAAGTTGG
The Alistipes sp. ZOR0009 DNA segment above includes these coding regions:
- a CDS encoding STAS domain-containing protein, which produces MNVNIEKLPEYTLIKVLDSKLDTTIAPELKSELVVIAGNGEKNLVLDLSNCQYCDSSGLSAILVANRLSKNAEGIFVLTGLTEMVEQLVKLSQLDTVLNIATTPEDVQSFFQNS
- a CDS encoding ribonuclease Z, with the translated sequence MNFSVTILGTSSALPTIDRYPTAHALNVHERFFLIDCGEGTQMQLRRNRFKLIRINHIFITHLHGDHFFGLFGLLSTMNLLGRKNDLYVYGHRLLKEVLDDHLKVFGAEFGYKVVFNEVAVKSKEVIYEDDGLQVEAFPLKHRISCFGYLFREKEPHRNIHKWMIEKYRISLAQVVKIRNGADLVLDDGEVIPNDKLTYLPYEPRSYAFCSDTAFSNKVAEYVKDVDLLYHEATFTNDLKKMAAQTGHSTALQAGKVARLANVKKLIIGHFSSRYKDISVFLHEAKEEFPNTELAKEGLTISIDLKRFKD